A stretch of the Marivirga tractuosa DSM 4126 genome encodes the following:
- a CDS encoding DUF1987 domain-containing protein: protein MSVLEIPAKEAAPYVRFDEENATLQLKGKSYDDDVVMLFTMLRSKLKAFGDKNPEKLDVNIYLKYFNTSSSKCLFDLLMELKNMEDKGTKLKIIWNFVEGDEEMGEEIEDFRDSLDMDFDIEPLAEDL, encoded by the coding sequence TTAGAAATTCCGGCTAAAGAAGCTGCACCTTACGTTAGATTTGATGAAGAGAATGCAACGCTTCAACTAAAGGGGAAATCTTATGATGATGACGTTGTAATGCTTTTCACTATGTTAAGATCTAAGCTTAAAGCTTTCGGTGACAAGAATCCGGAAAAATTAGATGTAAATATATATTTGAAATATTTCAATACATCCTCCTCTAAATGTTTGTTTGATTTATTAATGGAGTTGAAGAACATGGAGGATAAGGGTACTAAATTGAAAATCATTTGGAATTTCGTAGAAGGTGATGAAGAAATGGGTGAGGAGATTGAGGATTTCAGAGATTCGTTGGATATGGATTTTGATATTGAACCTTTAGCTGAGGATTTGTAA